ATAAACAACTCTCAAGTCTAATCAACCAACAACCAGCAGGCAACATCCAACTAAACTTATCTGATTTAGACCTTTAATGCAGAAATAAGTGTAACCAAAAAGGACAACGAAGGCAGATAATATATCTGAATTAAGTACAAGCAATATTAACAAAACCATCAATTCATAGCATGTTAGGCCCAATGTTAGGTTTTGGCAAATGGACAGAAAACACTACATGCAACAATGCTTATTTCCTTCATGTAATTAGCATGGCAACTCAGATTAgcattgcaaacaatatcactgAAGGGCCACAAATTCTGTACCTCTTATACATCTTCCTAGCTTGCTTAATACCATCCTTCTGCAAAACCCACCCAATAATAGCAGAAGAGACTGAAGCTCCACAATCACTCCCACCAGCCGAACTTAATGATAACGTTGCACACTTCACCAGCTTTTTAAAATATATCTTATCGTGAGAAAACAATTTCATGGCCTGCAATTCACATTACAAACAAACTTTTATGAAATGCAGAAGGAAAACAGTATTACACCTTTTACAGAGAGCAGTGCAATCAGTTGAACAATATAAAGTTAATGCAATAGAAAGTACAATATAAACCAATATCAagtagataaatgaaacagaacgACCAAGACAGTGTCATAGGTACCATAGATATAGAAATAATAAATCATAATCACATTCACACTAGAAATGGAGCAAAGCAAAATATTGCAATATAGGTCTGGAGTAGCACCAGGGAATGAACTGCTAGAAACTAGGGAACCATGGGAAAGCACAAGATAAAGCGAAGACACATACCGTATGCCACAGTCCCTCAGCCTTGGCTATGGATAACTTCGGAAGTATAACATTAAACAGATCAAACAGAGAACTTAGATTCTCCTCACTAAAGGAAGAACTGCCAGTAGCAGTACCAAGCGAGTTTATCTCTATGGTGGCTCTCAGGTTCCACAAATTTGCAGCCTGTAAAAGAGGTCCGCTGCAGAGCTTTGCTGCAAGATTCTTAGCTTCCTCAAATCTTCCAAACCTCAAAAGGAGTGAGACATATTGGCAGGCAAGTTCCTCGGCGAGACATCCACATGATTCAGCATTTTCATAAACTTTCAGCATAGATGAAGTGAATTCTGAAGCATCAAACTCAGCATCCTGAAATAATGAGATGGAATCCTCTCTGTCGGAGAATATAACACCCAACCAAAATTTTGCAAACAGGGAGTACATTTTGGAAGTAGGCAACTTTCTGACAGCTTCATCATACACCTAGAATTGAAAGACATGTATTTAGAACATCGACAATGTTGTGTCTAGTGACATTCATGTCTTGGAACAAAATAGATAGTCACATATAAAAACTTAACCTCACTGAATAACGACTGCTAGCTACCAGATATGTATAGCAAGGGTAAGCAATTCACTCTGGATAAGTCCAGCTGAAAGATTAAAATTGTGACCAACACTTTTACAGCAAGCATATAGTGATACTTAACACTTAAGATCAACATCAACTTGGTACTAATGTAGTCAGGGGCAAACCTACCACTCAGCATAACATTTCATTTCAGGAAAAGATGGAATTCGCTCTCTGGATAAGTCCAGCTGAAAGATTAAAATTCTGACAACAACTTGTACAACAAGCATATGGTGATAATTGATACGAGTACATAAGACGAACATCAACCTAATACTAATCTAGTCAGGGGCAGACCTACCACTCAGTATAACATTTCACTGCAGGAATAGATGGCGAGGGCAAATGGTAAAAAAAGATGTAACCTTTTCATCTCAAGAAAGTAAGAAAGATTGACTTTCACTTATAACCCATGATATAATAAAGTGATGGAGCAATGTTTTCACCTGAATTGATTTGTTCAACTTATTCAATAAAGCTTCTTTTTTATTTGAGGAATTAGTGGAATCACTAAGCTGAAGCCTAGCAAACCAATCCCAGTAGTCCTCATCGTGAGAGAAATCTTTCTTCAGGTCATCCATGACCTCCAGCCTCAGCTCTTCAGAATGTGCGAGCTCAACACTATTTAATATCTCTAAAATTTTCTTCCTCAAGGTTAAGCTTGATGGAAGAGCTTCCATAGCACCATGATAAATTGTTCGAATGATTAACAACCCTTGCTGCCAAAATAGATcttccttctcctccaaatcaacTCCCTGCAAGCCAGACTCCTCAGCACCTGGTTCATCAAGTGACATGAACAGTTCTTTGTTCTCCTCTTTCCAGTGACCTGAATCATCATTGCTTTTCTGCAGCGTCTTCACATCCTCCCCAAGAGCTACCTTTCGGGCCTTAAGCTTGTTAAGATAGGTAAG
This region of Lolium perenne isolate Kyuss_39 chromosome 2, Kyuss_2.0, whole genome shotgun sequence genomic DNA includes:
- the LOC127334124 gene encoding uncharacterized protein, whose amino-acid sequence is MADAVQYRLEGMPEELDDLLNRGLFTKPELAEVVRRRRDFEFRLRRHSPRKADFLGYIDYLLRVDALRDLRKRAIIRATPDPDHEDGGGKKKKRKRNTKGKWAKSASDTAAVTRVLGVYRLATVRFKGDLDLWFRYLEFCRQKRHGRMKEAMAQAIRYHPKVPGLWMYAAAWEFDHNLNVAAARALMQSGLRSCPESEDMWIEYLRMELTYLNKLKARKVALGEDVKTLQKSNDDSGHWKEENKELFMSLDEPGAEESGLQGVDLEEKEDLFWQQGLLIIRTIYHGAMEALPSSLTLRKKILEILNSVELAHSEELRLEVMDDLKKDFSHDEDYWDWFARLQLSDSTNSSNKKEALLNKLNKSIQVYDEAVRKLPTSKMYSLFAKFWLGVIFSDREDSISLFQDAEFDASEFTSSMLKVYENAESCGCLAEELACQYVSLLLRFGRFEEAKNLAAKLCSGPLLQAANLWNLRATIEINSLGTATGSSSFSEENLSSLFDLFNVILPKLSIAKAEGLWHTAMKLFSHDKIYFKKLVKCATLSLSSAGGSDCGASVSSAIIGWVLQKDGIKQARKMYKRFLALPRPSLKLFQFCIELEANLASTGDHDALVTARKLFDSAINHYPQERELWRKYYNMELKVGTSETSNAIYWRARKVLNDPTALHSP